Within Takifugu rubripes chromosome 20, fTakRub1.2, whole genome shotgun sequence, the genomic segment GGACGTTGAGGGTTCGAGCCCAGTTTGCGAAGACCGCCTTCTCCGTGATGAAGCGGTGGTGGCTTCCCTGTCGACTCCTCTCGTGGGACAGATACATGGAGCACTCGTCTGGCCCGTTGGGCTCGTAGTAATGGTACGGCACggagggatgggaggaggatCTGCAGAGGGGAGGGAGCAGAAAAGCATGATAAGATGAGCGAGTCAAAGTGTGAGGGAGGTATGTGGGAACAGTGATAATTAGATGAtgtgagggagaggaaggagtaATAGAGGAGGGATGAAAATGTGCAACAACAAAGAAGGATCAGAAGAATGAGGGCTCGCAGATGTGCTCATTATTCACTGTTTTATTCTACATTTACAGAAGCGCGGTGTCGGACACAGTCACTTCCATTGGAATAGAGCTCTTCCATGAAGAGCTAAAATATCCCAGTGTCCTTTGTGCCCTTCCGCATTCATCCCTGTTTTCACTGAAGATGAAAGCAAGTGGAGAGAAACTCCTTTCttaatggaataaaatgtcAAGACGACAGTTTCCGCCAGTGCTGAAATTACCGCCGGGGCCCAGTCTgacagcagaagacagaaaagataGTTGCAGCTGTAACTGCAGGGCCGAGCGCTATCTTGTCGTTGCCAATTGAAGGCAGCATCAAGCACGTATTGGAAAGGATCTTTTATGCGAAAACACACCCAAGATGTCACCCAACGGCACATCTCGCTAAAGTGAAGCTGCGGCGGAGGCGAGGGGTCCATTTGCTACATGCACAATTTATCACAGCTGGtcaaagaggaagtgaaacCCTGAGAAAAAATTAAGTCACAGTAGAGGAGAGGACATtaaagagagcagcagctgcaaagaAGACGTGCACGATGTGCGAAATGTCTGCGCTGTGTCCTAGTGTGTCAAAATGTAAACAGTCTGATTGACATAGTGTGATATACAGCCCACATGGGGGCTCAGTGCGAGTCTGGGGATGAATAAAAATCAGtggttcccttttttttccagtgtgtttttcttttccttcatgAATACAAAATTATTCAATTTACATACAAATGATATAAAATACTTTTGTCCCACTTCAATAGAAAGTTTTGACCAGATATTCAAGGGCATTACATTCTTAATTGTGATGCACtttgagtcacatgaccacggTTGCTAGGAAACTGACAATGAAAGCAGACATTGCTGTCGAGTGTTAATGAATTGTGTGACTTCCCTGTCGTTAAATCATTGTAATTAATTTAAAACCAATGAAATTAAGTTTATACTGAGCCCTTTCCCTTAAAAAGAAGCTTTATTGCTCCTGCAGGGAGAAGCTGCGATGATACCTGCAGAATTCGGGTGGCACCATACCAAAGACATCCACCCTGTCGCACAGCTCCAGAGCTATGGCCATGGTGAACCAGCCGGTGCTCAACCAGGAGTTGGAGCTCTTCCTGGAAGACAAAGTCACCCAATTTTGTAAGAAATCCATAAGCATCCAACTGCAACACCAGTGAATCTGGTTTGGATTGAAAGGATTGAATAAACAGGAGCACAGTTGGCTACAAAACCACAATAATAAGATGTCTGTGcatcaacaaacaaacatccaTGATTAAAAAATCCATTCTCCAGGCTGGTGGCAGGAGTGACTGGATTCAGACGCACTTCATTGTCCTCCTGCTGGTTTGCTGTTCACATGCAAATGAGTTTATGGAACAAGTTTGAGGGCCAATTTAACAAACTGTCGTTCATTCAGCAGCCGCGAAAGTGACTGTGGCCAAGGCAACGATCATGTGAAAAAAAGCAGAACACGTGCAGCAGTAATGAAAAGGGAAATTATAATTGCCGGCTCCTTTCTTGTGAACTTGGCTTTGATATGCTAATATCAAAGCCAAAATGCTCAATAATGTATTGGAGAATGGAATTGCATCTCCATATTTCTCTTTAGAAACATTTACCTGTCAATCCCCGTTTCCTTTTTGAAGAGTTCATCAAATTTTAACATTTTGGGCCGAGAGATGATGTAAAGCTTGAGTGCAGGCATCAGTTGCTTCATCAGTCTGAGGCTGTTGTAAACGTGACCTTTCCCGTCCCGTCTCATGCAGCTGCTCGGCCCCCAGAAGACATACGCCACGTCTTGGCTGCTGTTGAGCAGCTCCTGTCGGCTCTGCAGCACCCTCTGTAGGCTGGAGTGAGCTATGACGCGCAAGCTCGTGCGCTGGCCCACGTCCCTCTGATGGCCCACGGTGGGAGCGTCGTTCATGCGGATCACGCAGTCCGACCGGTCGATCTCCTGGCCTCTTTTGCTCCGAATCAGCCGGCCGGAGCTGGTGACCAGGGCGCAGGTCCCACAGTGCATCTTCAGAGGCTGCCGAGTGTgaagagaggtcaaaggtgactgtAGCTATGCATATTGCTTATGTGTTTTCAGTGATATGTTTTTCATAAAAACACCCTTTTGAGTTTGCTTTGGAGCAGAGacgggcaaatccagtcctcgagccAGGTTCTCTATCTTACAGGTAGACAAAGATTTCCCTGGGGTTCCCTACCGTTGGTGGAAGTAAGGTAGGACACAAAACCCTGCTTGATTCTGGCCCTCGAAGACTGGATTTGCTGTCCCTGCTGTAGAAGATGGAGAGCAGTCAGGTCCTCAGGTATATGCGATGAAATAAGGGGAACAAATCAATGATGTGTGCATTATCAAAGCCATAAAACATTTGGCGCTGTGTCACAGTAGGGCAAGGAAAAAAGCCTGGAGTCCCTCCAGGCCGCTAATGTAAATTTAGCCTGACTGTAGTGACTCATGAAGCACGTGTACACTCTAAAGTGGAAACTGATGAAGCAGCTGGACTGATAATGGCCTTTCCTGTCAGGTATGATATTACTCAAAAGCAACTACCAGAGGGTAGAAACTAGGTGATTGTTTGGCCACACGTGTAAACCCGAAACGTGTAGAAATACGGGGGAATGCTGACTTTTACTCAATTTCTCTGAACATCTAAAA encodes:
- the st6galnac5b gene encoding alpha-N-acetylgalactosaminide alpha-2,6-sialyltransferase 5b isoform X1 yields the protein MVAYNSSGDTSSSLTSHRVAEPVPSKKQPKGGFTLEGYTRVVDHQPLKMHCGTCALVTSSGRLIRSKRGQEIDRSDCVIRMNDAPTVGHQRDVGQRTSLRVIAHSSLQRVLQSRQELLNSSQDVAYVFWGPSSCMRRDGKGHVYNSLRLMKQLMPALKLYIISRPKMLKFDELFKKETGIDRKSSNSWLSTGWFTMAIALELCDRVDVFGMVPPEFCRSSSHPSVPYHYYEPNGPDECSMYLSHERSRQGSHHRFITEKAVFANWARTLNVHFHQPDWKPMAVVSGPNSSRT
- the st6galnac5b gene encoding alpha-N-acetylgalactosaminide alpha-2,6-sialyltransferase 5, which gives rise to MKMRVCQGVGGIIIVTIVTSFMVAYNSSGDTSSSLTSHRVAEPVPSKKQPKGGFTLEGYTRVVDHQPLKMHCGTCALVTSSGRLIRSKRGQEIDRSDCVIRMNDAPTVGHQRDVGQRTSLRVIAHSSLQRVLQSRQELLNSSQDVAYVFWGPSSCMRRDGKGHVYNSLRLMKQLMPALKLYIISRPKMLKFDELFKKETGIDRKSSNSWLSTGWFTMAIALELCDRVDVFGMVPPEFCRSSSHPSVPYHYYEPNGPDECSMYLSHERSRQGSHHRFITEKAVFANWARTLNVHFHQPDWKPMAVVSGPNSSRT